The following coding sequences are from one Streptomyces sp. NBC_01294 window:
- a CDS encoding acyl-CoA thioesterase, whose translation MARHHYRCPLRWADMDAFGHVNNVVFLRYLEEARIDFMFRLAPGEGSASFTGGSVVARHEIDYKLPLVHRHEPVLIESWVTRIGAASLTIRYEVKDEATADSPETVYVRAETVVVPYDLAAGRPRRITAEEKRFLEEYLDEPASVSGTRREGRLAA comes from the coding sequence ATGGCCAGACACCACTACCGGTGCCCACTGCGCTGGGCGGACATGGATGCCTTCGGGCACGTCAACAACGTCGTCTTCCTCCGCTATCTGGAGGAGGCGCGGATCGACTTCATGTTCCGCCTCGCGCCGGGGGAGGGCAGCGCGTCGTTCACGGGCGGATCCGTCGTGGCCCGCCACGAGATCGACTACAAGCTGCCCCTCGTGCACCGTCACGAGCCGGTCCTCATCGAGTCCTGGGTGACCCGGATAGGCGCCGCGTCCCTGACCATCCGCTACGAGGTCAAGGACGAGGCGACCGCGGATTCGCCCGAGACGGTCTACGTGCGCGCCGAGACGGTGGTCGTGCCCTACGACCTCGCCGCGGGGCGGCCCCGCCGCATCACGGCCGAGGAGAAGCGCTTCCTGGAGGAGTACCTCGACGAGCCCGCGTCCGTCTCCGGCACGCGCCGGGAAGGACGCCTCGCGGCATGA
- a CDS encoding right-handed parallel beta-helix repeat-containing protein translates to MAIPLIRTVARLGLCVVTAIAVCPLVPTTTAAADGSRALVVPKDYPTIQAAVDAARPGDRIAVRPGVYREQVVIGKDVSITGWGDQKTTIQAPPKLIPGDDGGNSIVEIHNGASVSLSRLAVSGPGSGTCDSGALRSGIRVLGGARLDLAHAAVTHITDTPAAPCFRSATAVFIGEMPTGRGSATIRDTKITGYQGAGVVVLNQGSTATVEHSTVTGHRTLSTDGIEFAAGAVGRVTRSTISDNGCREPDPGCGPDFFNEFQHAGIAADTPGTVLQHNWIVGNQVGIYVAGVGIDIAHNAIQRSSYVGIALQDGSFTVRRDRIQGGVHGVAVIATEVDTNAVLEGVKITRTSGAPVQTFECCGFTATATVKP, encoded by the coding sequence ATGGCAATCCCACTGATCAGGACGGTCGCCCGGCTGGGCCTCTGCGTCGTCACGGCAATCGCCGTCTGTCCGCTGGTGCCGACGACGACGGCGGCGGCCGACGGGTCACGCGCCCTCGTGGTCCCCAAGGACTATCCGACCATCCAGGCAGCGGTCGACGCCGCCCGCCCCGGTGACCGGATCGCCGTCCGGCCGGGTGTCTACCGCGAGCAAGTGGTGATCGGCAAGGATGTGTCGATCACGGGCTGGGGCGACCAGAAGACGACGATTCAGGCTCCGCCGAAGCTCATCCCCGGCGACGACGGCGGCAACTCGATCGTCGAGATCCACAACGGCGCGTCCGTCTCGCTGTCTCGGCTCGCCGTCAGCGGGCCGGGCTCCGGCACGTGCGACAGCGGCGCACTCCGCTCCGGCATTCGCGTGCTCGGGGGTGCCCGTCTCGACCTCGCCCACGCTGCCGTCACCCACATCACCGACACCCCCGCCGCACCCTGCTTCCGCAGTGCGACCGCCGTTTTCATCGGAGAGATGCCGACCGGTAGGGGCTCGGCGACGATCCGTGACACCAAGATCACGGGCTACCAGGGCGCAGGCGTGGTCGTCCTCAACCAAGGGTCCACCGCCACCGTCGAGCACAGCACCGTCACCGGGCACCGGACGCTGTCCACCGACGGCATCGAGTTCGCGGCCGGCGCGGTCGGCCGCGTCACCCGGAGCACCATCAGCGACAACGGGTGCCGGGAGCCCGACCCGGGCTGCGGCCCCGACTTCTTCAACGAGTTCCAGCACGCGGGCATCGCCGCCGACACGCCGGGCACCGTCCTGCAGCACAACTGGATCGTCGGCAACCAGGTCGGGATCTACGTGGCCGGCGTGGGGATCGACATCGCCCACAACGCCATCCAACGCAGCTCGTACGTCGGAATCGCCCTCCAGGACGGTTCGTTCACAGTCCGCAGGGACCGGATCCAGGGCGGGGTGCACGGCGTCGCGGTCATCGCAACCGAGGTCGACACGAACGCGGTGCTCGAAGGTGTGAAGATCACACGGACGTCGGGCGCGCCGGTACAGACCTTCGAGTGTTGCGGGTTCACCGCCACGGCGACGGTGAAGCCGTAA
- a CDS encoding globin codes for MNDIPHGTLQEQTFYEQVGGEETFRRLVRRFYQGVAQDPLLRPMYPEEDLGPAEERFTLFLIQYWGGPTTYSQHRGHPRLRMRHAPFQVDAAAHDAWLKHMRVALDELGLAPEHEAQLWKYLTYAAASMINTAG; via the coding sequence GTGAATGACATTCCGCACGGCACGCTTCAGGAGCAGACCTTCTACGAGCAGGTGGGCGGCGAGGAGACCTTCCGCCGCCTCGTCCGGCGCTTCTACCAGGGGGTCGCGCAGGACCCGCTGCTGCGCCCGATGTACCCGGAGGAGGACCTGGGCCCCGCCGAGGAGCGCTTCACGCTGTTCCTGATCCAGTACTGGGGCGGTCCGACCACCTACAGCCAGCACCGCGGCCACCCGCGCCTGCGGATGCGGCACGCCCCGTTCCAGGTGGACGCGGCGGCCCACGACGCCTGGCTGAAGCACATGCGGGTCGCATTGGACGAGCTGGGCCTGGCGCCGGAGCACGAGGCCCAGCTGTGGAAGTACCTGACGTACGCCGCCGCGTCGATGATCAACACGGCGGGCTAG